The Coffea arabica cultivar ET-39 chromosome 9e, Coffea Arabica ET-39 HiFi, whole genome shotgun sequence genome has a window encoding:
- the LOC113709594 gene encoding uncharacterized protein yields the protein MERHANEDSKQDVAQSAKTIKVECAEDIGTKFLDCPYQQKNIFSNEHSNVDKPCRFSEFVGSAGESAIFDESVTFAGMLVKRTFLLFVASAMMVQSTFTACVQGWTKFLITAGYVKKCMLSEVNEKMNKSSLRSLWHVETTYLHIRHMKVVKCQRVLMLRYIIKDWILRKAEETM from the exons ATGGAAAGgcatgcaaatgaagactccaAGCAAGATGTAGCTCAAAGTGCAAAAACCATAAAAGTTGAATGTGCTGAAGACATTGGTACCAAATTCCTTGATTGTCCATACCAGCAGAAAAACATATTCTCAAATGAGCACTCAAATGTCGACAAACCTTGTCGATTTTCTGAGTTTGTGGGGTCTGCAGGTGAATCTGCTATTTTTGATGAG TCCGTTACATTTGCGGGGATGCTAGTCAAAAGGACCTTCTTGCTGTTTGTAGCAAGTGCAATGATGGTGCAGAGCACAT TTACTGCATGTGTACAAGGCTGGACAAAGTTCCTGATAACAGCTGGATATGTGAAGAAATGCATGCTTTCGGAAGTTAATGAGAAGATGAACAAATCAAGTTTGAGAAGCTTGTGGCATGTCGAAACTACATATCTTCATATCAGACATATGAAGGTGGTGAAATGTCAAAGGGTTCTGATGTTAAGGTATATAATAAAGGAttggattttgagaaaagcaGAGGAGACAATGTAG